From a region of the Arachis ipaensis cultivar K30076 chromosome B09, Araip1.1, whole genome shotgun sequence genome:
- the LOC107616697 gene encoding uncharacterized protein LOC107616697, whose protein sequence is MEDNAADAATVPRTVNALQDRDIKFLTKAIEEAYKAVECGDGRPFGAVVVRNGVVVVSCHNMVLRKSDPTAHAEINAIREACKKLNQIYLADCEIYASCEPCPMCLGAIKLSKIKRLVYGAKAEAAVAIGFDPSNANAPNQKSELEIKKADGAIALMAEQVFEKTKGKFLMP, encoded by the exons ATGGAGGACAACGCTGCTGATGCTGCCACCGTCCCTCGTACTGTGAATG CTTTACAGGATAGAGATATCAAGTTCCTGACTAAAGCTATCGAAGAAGCATATAAAGCTGTTGAATGTGGCGATGGACGACCATTTGGTGCTGTTGTTGTTAGAAATGGTGTAGTAGTTGTGAGCTGTCATAACATGGTTTTAAGGAAGAGTGATCCCACTGCTCATGCTGAAATTAATGCTATCAGAGAG GCATGTAAAAAGCTAAATCAAATTTATCTTGCTGACTGTGAAATCTATGCTTCTTGTGAACCTTGTCCAATGTGCTTGGGTGCAATTAAGCTTTCAAAAATTAAG AGATTGGTTTATGGAGCAAAAGCAGAGGCAGCAGTAGCAATCGGATTCGATCCTTCCAATGCCAATGCGCCTAACCAGAAGTCCGAATTGGAGATTAAGAAGGCAGATGGTGCTATTGCTTTAATGGCAGAACAAGTATTTGAGAAGACAAAGGGAAAGTTCCTTATGCCCTGA
- the LOC107618935 gene encoding uncharacterized protein LOC107618935: MEDATAAATTPTANVLEAKDGTISVASAFPGHQEAVQDRDHKFLSKAVEEAYKGVECGDGGPFGAVVVQNDEVVVSCHNMVLRNTDPTAHAEVTAIREACQKLNQIDLADCEIYASCEPCPMCFGAIHLSRIKRLVYGAKAEAAIAIGFDDFIADALRGTGFYQKAQLEIKKADGTGAVIAEQVFEKTKEKFSMY; this comes from the exons ATGGAAGATGCTACTGCTGCTGCTACTACTCCCACTGCTAATG TGTTGGAAGCTAAAGATGGAACTATTTCCGTCGCTTCAGCATTCCCCGGTCATCAAGAAG CTGTACAGGATAGAGACCACAAGTTCCTCTCAAAAGCTGTTGAAGAAGCATACAAAGGGGTTGAATGCGGTGATGGAGGACCATTTGGTGCTGTTGTTGTACAAAATGATGAAGTAGTTGTAAGCTGCCATAACATGGTTCTAAGGAACACTGATCCCACAGCTCATGCCGAAGTTACGGCTATCAGAGAG GCATGTCAAAAGCTAAATCAAATTGATCTTGCTGACTGTGAAATCTATGCTTCATGTGAGCCTTGTCCAATGTGCTTTGGAGCAATTCATCTTTCAAGAATTAAG AGATTGGTTTATGGAGCAAAAGCAGAGGCTGCGATAGCAATTGGTTTCGATGATTTCATTGCTGATGCGCTGAGAGGCACTGGTTTTTATCAGAAGGCTCAGTTGGAAATTAAGAAGGCGGATGGTACCGGCGCTGTAATTGCAGAACAAGTGTTTGAGAAGACAAAGGAAAAGTTTTCTATGTATTGA